TGGAGAAGAGCGGCTCGAAGATGCGCTCCTGCATGGACTCGGGAATGCCCATGCCGTTGTCGGAGACGCGCAGGATGAAGGCACCACCTCCGCCATCCTCCGCGCTCACCTCCACGCGGCCCACGCGGCCCTGCGGCATCGCCTCCACCGCGTTCTGCACCAGGTTGATGAGCACCTTGCGCAACAGCTCCCGGTCCACCCAGGGCGGGTCCATGCCGGGCGGCACGTTGTTGTGGATGTGCACGCCCTCGCGGCGAGGCACCACGTCCAGCACCTCCTCCATCAACGCATGGAGGGAGCAGGGCCGCAGCTCCAGGGGGCGCTCACGCGCGAAGTCCAACAGCTCCGAGGAGATGCGCGAGCACACCGCCAGCTCGCGCTCGATGATTTCCAGGAAGCGTTGCAGCCGCTGGTCCGCCAGCGTCACGTCCAGCTTGCGCAGATGGCGGACCACCACCGCGTTGGCGGTGCGCGCGGCGGCCAGCGGGTTGCGCAGCTCGTGGCCCACCGTCGCCGTCATGCGCCCCACCGCCGCCAGCTTCTCCACGCGGGCCGCCTGCTCCCGGTACGTGCTCATCTCGCGCCGCGCGCGCGCCAGGGCATGCTCATGGTCCACGCGCTCGTTCGCGTACGCGCCCTCCAGCAGCACCTGCTGCACCGCCACGCGCCGCATCTCCCGCAGCGTCTCGCGGCACGCAATCACCAGCACGCCGTTGACGAACACCATCCAGAACGCGTGCTCCAGGAAGCGCCACCAAGCCGGGTTGGCCACGCCGAAAATCGACTCCGGCCACCAGATGCCCCGCAGGACATGCTCCAGCACCGCGGTGACGGTCGCCGTCGCCATCACCGCCGGGTCCCGGTAGAAGGCCAGGAAGGCCAGCGAGCCGAAGACGTAGAAGTGCGTCTCGATGCGCCCGCCCGTCAGGTGGATGAAGAGCGCGGCCCACAGCATCTGCGCCACCGCCACCACGTGACGGGTCGCCAGCTCGCCAGGCCGCACCCGCACCAGCACCAGCGGGAACGCGGACAACAGCCCACCCAACACCACCGCCACCTGCAGGTGCGGATGCACTTCGCGCGAAGCGCCCTGCCAGGCGAAGGGCGACAACACCGCCGCCACCGCGATGGCCACCAACCATTGGCCCACCATCAACACGGCGAAGCGTGCGTCCACCCTCCGGTGCACGGACTCCAGGTGCTCGGCCAACAGCGCCTCCACCCGAGCCTCCAATGCTCCGGTCTCGCCACCGCGCAGCACGCTGTCGGAAGTCTCCGCTGACACGGTACCCTCCGTCCGCACGTCCTCCACGCGTGTATGGCCGAATCGCCCTCGAAACACAGGCGCGCCCACATCCTGCTCAATCATTGCGTGACTCACCCCGGCCATACCGGCCCCCCCCGGATGAGTCGCCATCCTAACCCCTCACATACCCCTGGCAATCCAAACTTGTCGGAATAAGCGGACTGTTCCGACAGAAACATGCAACTTGCCCCTGGGGCCTGTTGATGACGGAGTGAAACACACCGTCACGGTTTCCTTTCCATCAACAGGGATTGAACAAGGTTTGAACACACCGAGCGGATGTCACGGAGCGGGCATCGCGACCATCATCATCTGCTCCGCTGGAGACAGAGACACCCGCACCGGTTGGCAGTTGGGCGGCAGGAGCGTGCCCGAGTCCGACACCGGCGCACCTTGAACAGGCGCCGCACTCACACACACCTGGTAGGCACCGGGTGCGATGTTGGCGAAGCGCGCGGGCTCGGTGAGTGTCAGCGTCTGCACCTGCGTGGGTGCCCCGGCGCCACCTTGCGCCTCCTGTGCGAGAAGGATGGCGCGCGCCGCCGCCGCGCTGGTGCCCGCCTGAGAGGGTTGCGCCTGGACCACCAGCGTCACCTCGCCTCGCGGCAGCTCCAGGTCCACGCGTGCCGTCTCGCCAGGGCGGATGATGGCGCTCGCGCGCTCCACCTGCTGCCCCGCGCCGGAGTCCACCACCGCGAGCACCGTGTACGTGCCCGGCGCGAGGCTGCCGAATTGGAAGCTGCCATCCGTTCCCGTGCTGCCGCTGGTGCCACCCGCCGCCGCGCCGGGGCTGGTGACGAGCACGAGAACGCCGCTGACGGGCACGGCGCCTCGCCGCACCGTGCCCTCGAGCTGGCCCACCGCGGCGAGCGAGAGGTCCTGCGTCCGGTCCTGCACGCCTTCCTCCACGCGCACGGACGCCGAGCGGCCCTCGATGGCGTGCTCCGCGCCCAGTTGCAACGCGGAGATGGACAGCCCCTCCAACACGTAGCGGCCCTCGCCGTCCGTGTTCACGCGTTGCAGGCCGTGCTCCAGCTCCGCCGCCCCGCCCACCACCACGCTGCTGCCGCGCAGTTGCTGTGAGACGGTGACGATGGCGCCGGGGACGGGCGCGCCTCCCGCGCCCAGCACCCGGCCGGTGAGCCTGCGCCCCCTCGACAGCGCGATGGCGCCCATCGGCGTGTCCTGGTCCTCCGCCACCTTCACGCCAGGCAGCGCCTTCGTGAGGAAGCCCGTGCCCGAGACGAACACCGTGTACTCGCCCGCCGGGATGTCCGTGAGCTGGAAGCGGCCATCCCCGCCCCCGAACGACGTGCCGGAGCCGCCGCGCAGCGTGACGGTGAACGCGGCGGGCGTGGCGCCATCCTCCAGGCGAACCTGTCCGGACAGGCTGCCACCCCGGCGCAGCTTGAGGACGACCTCGGGGCCGCCCGTCTCCGCCTGGGTGGCCGTGCCGAGCCATGCCACGCGTTGATGGACGGGAGTGCCGGGCGCCGCCGCGCGCAACTGGTAGGTGCCTTGTACGAGTCCACGCAGCTCGAAGCGTCCGCCGGGGTCCGCCACCGTGACGTGCTTTCCGCGCAGCGTGCCCTCCACGCGGTCCCGAAGCCGGGAGCCGAGCGGCTCCGCCATCACGACGGCCTCCCCCACCGCTTCTCCGCTGGCGAACTCCACGCGGCCCCGCACCACACCCGTCGCGTCCAGCACCAGCTCCACGTCGGCGCCCGCGCCGTCCTGGGCAAGGTCGACATAGCGGGTGGACGAGGAGGCGCCATCATGCACGGCGGCGACGGCGACCCGGCGCCTGGGCAGGTCCTCCAGATGGAAATCACCGCGCACGCCCACCGACGCCTGTCGCGCCACCGTGCGGCCCAGGCCTTCATCCAGGACCACGCGCACCACCGCGCCAGGAACAGGAGCACCATGGCCATCCACCACGGTGCCTGACAGCCGGGCCGCGTCCCCGAGCGTCACCACGACGCCGTCCACAGGCTGGGCGCCCGCCACGCGCACGGAAGCGGATGCTCCCGGGGCGTTGCGAGAACCCGACGCCGAGAAGCGATAGAGCCCCGGCTCCAGGCTGTCGAAGCGCCAGCGGCCTTCCGCGTCCGCCACCACGCCATCCCACCGGGCATCCGTCAGGGGCAACATCGAACCCGCCTGGGGCACCGGGGTGATGCGCGCACCTGGAACAGGCGCTCCCCGCGAGTCCACCACCGTGCCCGAAACCGCCGCGCCCGCCGCCAGCTCCACCGTGAGCGGCTGCGGCACCGCGGACGCGGCCCCCACGCTCACGAAGCGCCACACGGGCGCATACCCCGGCGCAGCCACCCTCAACGTGTGACGTCCGGCGGGCAGCGCCTGCACCAGCGCGCGGCCCGAGCCATCCGTGTCCGCGGTGCGCGGCTGGGGAACTCGCACCTCCACCCGGGCACCCGGGAGCGGCTTGCGCGAGCCCTGCTCCACCACATCCACCTGGAGGGTGGCGGCCGGCAGCAGGTGCAGGACCAGGGGCTCCGTGCCCTCGCGCAGCCAGAAGGAGACGGGGCCCGCCATCGCCGACGCGTGAAAGGCCTCAATCTGGAAGGCCCGGGAGGGCAGCCCCGTGAAGAGGAAGGTTCCATCCTGCCCCGTCTGGACCGGACTCACCGACGCCGAATCCAGACGAACAAGCGCCCCGGCCACGGGCAACTCCTGCGCGTCCAGCACCAGCCCCTGGAGCCGCAACGTCCCCGTGGCATCCGCGTCCGGCACCACCTGCAAGGCCACGGCTTCCGCGGGCCCGCCCCCGCCTCCGCGAGCCCCAGCGGCCGGAG
This genomic window from Myxococcus hansupus contains:
- a CDS encoding sensor histidine kinase translates to MIEQDVGAPVFRGRFGHTRVEDVRTEGTVSAETSDSVLRGGETGALEARVEALLAEHLESVHRRVDARFAVLMVGQWLVAIAVAAVLSPFAWQGASREVHPHLQVAVVLGGLLSAFPLVLVRVRPGELATRHVVAVAQMLWAALFIHLTGGRIETHFYVFGSLAFLAFYRDPAVMATATVTAVLEHVLRGIWWPESIFGVANPAWWRFLEHAFWMVFVNGVLVIACRETLREMRRVAVQQVLLEGAYANERVDHEHALARARREMSTYREQAARVEKLAAVGRMTATVGHELRNPLAAARTANAVVVRHLRKLDVTLADQRLQRFLEIIERELAVCSRISSELLDFARERPLELRPCSLHALMEEVLDVVPRREGVHIHNNVPPGMDPPWVDRELLRKVLINLVQNAVEAMPQGRVGRVEVSAEDGGGGAFILRVSDNGMGIPESMQERIFEPLFSTKPAGTGLGLSVVASTVRQHGGTLRVESREGEGSSFTLCLPSNSPGAEVAV
- a CDS encoding carboxypeptidase-like regulatory domain-containing protein, encoding MKRFLPWALGVVVVVVCFLVGRSLSTPAPSQAPSAGPPSAARVEVRTERAPAAGARGGGGGPAEAVALQVVPDADATGTLRLQGLVLDAQELPVAGALVRLDSASVSPVQTGQDGTFLFTGLPSRAFQIEAFHASAMAGPVSFWLREGTEPLVLHLLPAATLQVDVVEQGSRKPLPGARVEVRVPQPRTADTDGSGRALVQALPAGRHTLRVAAPGYAPVWRFVSVGAASAVPQPLTVELAAGAAVSGTVVDSRGAPVPGARITPVPQAGSMLPLTDARWDGVVADAEGRWRFDSLEPGLYRFSASGSRNAPGASASVRVAGAQPVDGVVVTLGDAARLSGTVVDGHGAPVPGAVVRVVLDEGLGRTVARQASVGVRGDFHLEDLPRRRVAVAAVHDGASSSTRYVDLAQDGAGADVELVLDATGVVRGRVEFASGEAVGEAVVMAEPLGSRLRDRVEGTLRGKHVTVADPGGRFELRGLVQGTYQLRAAAPGTPVHQRVAWLGTATQAETGGPEVVLKLRRGGSLSGQVRLEDGATPAAFTVTLRGGSGTSFGGGDGRFQLTDIPAGEYTVFVSGTGFLTKALPGVKVAEDQDTPMGAIALSRGRRLTGRVLGAGGAPVPGAIVTVSQQLRGSSVVVGGAAELEHGLQRVNTDGEGRYVLEGLSISALQLGAEHAIEGRSASVRVEEGVQDRTQDLSLAAVGQLEGTVRRGAVPVSGVLVLVTSPGAAAGGTSGSTGTDGSFQFGSLAPGTYTVLAVVDSGAGQQVERASAIIRPGETARVDLELPRGEVTLVVQAQPSQAGTSAAAARAILLAQEAQGGAGAPTQVQTLTLTEPARFANIAPGAYQVCVSAAPVQGAPVSDSGTLLPPNCQPVRVSLSPAEQMMMVAMPAP